The region GGAGCTAATAAAGACCAAAATGAAGCTGCAATCATGACGCCGGCTGCAAAACCGTTCATGGAATCTAAAAATTTTCGGTTAACTTCTTTAAATAAAAAGACAAAAGCAGAACCGAAAATGGTACATCCCCAAGTAAATAAGCCTGCTATTAAAGCTTGTAAAACGGGGTGGAAAGCTTGAAATGTTTCAACCATATTATTATTATTCCTCCTTAAATGAAAATCTGATAGTATTTTAAAATTAAGCCTGCTTAAGAATAAAGTGCATGAACAACTACTACTTGCTAAAAGCTTTACTATAAAAAACAGTCAATTTATTGGGTATCTTTAGGGTTGCCTAAAAAATCATATTAAACTTAGACGACTATTTTTGCAAGCACTAAAGTGAAAATAGTGAATGATTAGCTATATGCTATTATGTTTCCAATTATAGTATTTATAAAGATAAAGGTTTAGCAATGGACTTGCCGCATTCAGAGAAGAAGAGGTTCAGGCTATAGAAGGCCTTAATCAGAACAGATGCTTTTAGAATTAAAAAGTTAGTTAGAACAAATTAATTGTGCCCTTATAAAGTTAGTAACTCGTATTTGTATATGGAACTTCGTGAAGAAGACTGATTAGAAGAGTTCTAACTTATAGTAATTAGTACAGATGGATGGAACTATTAATCATAAGTTATTTTGACTGGCTTCGATTATCTTAATAAGCTGACAATGAAATGGGAAGTTATTTTTTTGAAAAAAATCCTTACGAAAAAAATATTTCATGATAGAGTAGTTTCTGTTACTTAGAAAGGAGACGTTTATTTTGCCAACGAATAAAAAAGAAGGAATTATCTTTACGTCATTAATGTGTTTTTGTATGGTATTTGGTATGAGTTTATATAATTTAGTGATTCATAACCAGTTTACATGGACAGCTTTACTATTAGGATTGATCCCCGGATTTGTGGTCGCATTTATCTTAGATGTTTTTATTGTAGGAGTCATTGCGAAAAAACTTGCTTTTAAACTGCCGGTCAATAAAGACAGTAAACTTCAGCTGATTTTGACTATTTCTTCTCTGATGGTGCTGGGAATGGTAACTTGTATGTCGCTTTTTGGTATTTTAATGGAAGGAAGCGGTTCTGAAGATCTTTTGTCCGCTTACTTAACTGCATGGAAGATGAATGTGATTGCCGCATTGCCTTTACAATTGCTGCTGGTAGGACCTTTTTCAAGAAAAATTTTGAGCATTATTCAAGTTAAAAACCTAGCTTAAAGAAGCAATAGACTTATTGAAGATTTGCTGAAATGATGTAACCTAAGAAAACCGAGATCTTATCTTGACACACATGGGTTGCGACTATATAATTAACATCGTTAACTATATGTGGAGGAGATATTTATGAGTGATTCAAATTGGAAAGAGTTGGGTGAAAATATCGCTCTGCTCCATTCTTTTTCTAGAAAAGTACTGGCACAGCATTACTTACTTACTATTACTACAAATGAATTAGATATATTAACGTGGATTTTTTTTGCAAAGGGCAAAGAAACACCGATAAAGATAAGTCAGGATTTAAAATTAAAAAAGGAATCAGTTAGCAGGACATTGAAGAGTTTGATTGAAAAAGGTTTAGTAAAAAAAGAATTAAATAACTTAGATGAACGCAGTTACTATTTGGCTATTACAGAAAAAGGAATTGCAACTCTGGAGGAAAACTATATCTATTTAATGAAACCTTATTATTATTTGAAAAGAAGTATGGGAGACGACTATGATCTTTTTATTAAGCAAGTAGCTGAAGCTGATAAGTCATTAACCCATTTCAATAATGGAGGAACTAGCGAATGAATTTTTACCAATCACTTCAGTTAGATCCATTCGTTTTGAAACAACAAATGAAAAATGCAACCTCGAGTAAAGAAAAGCATTTTTTCATAAAGGCTTTAGTTGTTCGAGATATCTTATTAGTGGCTTTTGCAATTTTTTTTGTGTCTGTTATCACAACTTTTTTTGGAGAAGACACTAGTTCTCTTGCAGTAGTATTGTTTTGTATTTTGTTGAGTATCCGTTTTGTTGATTTTGGTTACCACATCACTCACTCTCTTATTAGTCTGGCTGTCGTATTTGCAGTTCTGTTTATTTCACCAGTTTTGAATCAGATAGTTTCACCAATTCCTGGATTCTTTATTAATTTTATATCTCTGTTAATTCTTTTTTTCTTAACAAGCAGTAACCCTCAAATGGGTAATGCTAGTTTATATTCATTTTCTTACATTTTTTTAACGGGAACTTCTAATGCTAAAGATATTTATAACTTAAGCAATAAAGGTCTGTTATTGGTTCTTTGTTATATACTGTTTGCAGTTATATTTTTTATAAAACACAAAAATAAAAATGAAAACCATTCGTTTATGCAAGAAATGATCGGAGAAGATTTCTTTTCTAAAAGAAATTTATGGCTCATATATGTAGTACTAGGAGTTAGTATGCTTTTCTTTATAGGGGAATATAGTTCATTAAACAGGTTTATGTGGGTTGGATTTGCCTGTTCCTCACTTTTATCTAATTATAATACTCATGATATTAAGCAACGTTTCTATGACCGTTTGATAGGGGTTGTTCTAGGTTCTGTATTATTTAGCGTAGTTTTACAACTCACTCCGCCTTCAGCAACATTTATTTTAGGACCTATGGGCGGATTGGCATTAGGACTTTGTTCTTCCTATAGATATAAGTCGCTCTTTAACTGTTTTGGAGCTTTAGCTTTGGCTAGTGGTATTTATGGGATTCATGATGCAGTAATTTTTCGTATCCTGAATAATTTGATAGGATTAATATTTGGGTACGTGTATTATATAATTTCCATAAAAATATTTTCATTATTGAAAACTAAACACGCGCATAACTGAGTAAAAAAAGAACGAGCTGAAAGTTTTAACTGGAGGTACGTTCTTTTTTACTTCTTTCTTAGAATAAATCACGTTGTTGGCGAGCCCATGGAGCTCTAAGGCTGTAAATGTGGTTAAAATAAAAATCGCCAATAAGAAAGACTGCTGTATCAGCATTTTCTTATTGGCGATTTATCATTTTTGGTATTTTGCGACTAATTAAAAAAATAAGAGAAAAAGTGCCTCAAACTACTGAAACAGTAGTAAAATATGGTTATCAGACTCATATAAGGAGGTCACTTTTCCCATGAATAGAATAACACAATTATCATTATTTGAAAACCATGAATTAGGCGATTTAGAAAAGTTGAATGATCTATTAACTGCATTACCGGATGAAAACCTGTTAACTGCATTAGAAGAAGAACGTGGAAAGGGCAGAAATGATTATCCAGTTCATACCATGTGGCGTGCTTTCGTAGCTAGTTTTGTCTTTCAACATCGCTCTGTCGCTTCTTTGATTCGAGAGTTGAAGCGGAATAGCCAACTCAGAGAACTATGCGGCTTTCAACCTCATTTTTCGCGCTCACAAAAAGGAAGGTATAGGGTTCAACTAGCTCCCACAGAAGCTGCTTTTTCTCGATTTTTAAAAAAGTTACTGCTCCATCAACACCTATTAGATGAG is a window of Carnobacterium mobile DSM 4848 DNA encoding:
- a CDS encoding DUF2798 domain-containing protein; amino-acid sequence: MPTNKKEGIIFTSLMCFCMVFGMSLYNLVIHNQFTWTALLLGLIPGFVVAFILDVFIVGVIAKKLAFKLPVNKDSKLQLILTISSLMVLGMVTCMSLFGILMEGSGSEDLLSAYLTAWKMNVIAALPLQLLLVGPFSRKILSIIQVKNLA
- a CDS encoding FUSC family protein, which translates into the protein MNFYQSLQLDPFVLKQQMKNATSSKEKHFFIKALVVRDILLVAFAIFFVSVITTFFGEDTSSLAVVLFCILLSIRFVDFGYHITHSLISLAVVFAVLFISPVLNQIVSPIPGFFINFISLLILFFLTSSNPQMGNASLYSFSYIFLTGTSNAKDIYNLSNKGLLLVLCYILFAVIFFIKHKNKNENHSFMQEMIGEDFFSKRNLWLIYVVLGVSMLFFIGEYSSLNRFMWVGFACSSLLSNYNTHDIKQRFYDRLIGVVLGSVLFSVVLQLTPPSATFILGPMGGLALGLCSSYRYKSLFNCFGALALASGIYGIHDAVIFRILNNLIGLIFGYVYYIISIKIFSLLKTKHAHN
- a CDS encoding MarR family winged helix-turn-helix transcriptional regulator, which codes for MSDSNWKELGENIALLHSFSRKVLAQHYLLTITTNELDILTWIFFAKGKETPIKISQDLKLKKESVSRTLKSLIEKGLVKKELNNLDERSYYLAITEKGIATLEENYIYLMKPYYYLKRSMGDDYDLFIKQVAEADKSLTHFNNGGTSE